The DNA sequence TTAATTTTTCATATTATTCAATATGAACGTCCACGATTGGATGAGGCGGATTATTTTCAAAAAAAGAAATTATTTTTTTGATTTGGAGTTCGCCTTGTTGCCGGGCTTTGCCTGTGCGGCATTGCCTGCTTTGGTCGGGGCGGCGGTCGGGGTCTTTACGTCATTTTTCTGGTTCTTTGCCAATATGGTCACCTTTTGATAGGATCTTGGGAATCTGTGAAAAATTCCAATTCAGTGGATATGCGATGGAATGGATATATATTTATCCCCGGCTGTCAACCATGTTTTGGACTGCTCTCTACAATATCTTAGATAAAATACTTTAGTAATAATATTATTAAATATTTTGGCACATTCCCATGGATACTCACCTGGAAATGTAGTGTGCCGGCTCTTGAAGAAGGGCGGTCTTTTTCGAAAGCCGTACGCCCCGGCCTTCGCCGTGGGCCCGGCCTCACCCGCCCCCCCGCATTGCCACGGTGAAAACCCTTCTTACACTTCAGCACAAATACCATACCAACTTTCGGTGAACACCATGGACACACCCACCATCGACCCCGCCACCATCGCACCCTATCTCACCGCCGTCCGCACCGCCCGACCGCTCGTCCACCACATCACCAACGCCGTCACCATCAACGACTGCGCCAACATCACCCTCTGCGCAGGAGCAGCGCCCGTGATGGCGGCCGCCCCCGAGGAGGCGGCGGAGATGGCGGGCATCGCCTCCGTCCTCGTCCTCAACATCGGGACGCTCACGACGGGCCAGATTGCATCGATGCTCATCGCCGGAAAGGCCGCAAACGCCCGCGGCATCCCCGTCATCCTCGACCCGGTCGGGGCCGGGGCGACCGCGATGCGCACGGAGGCCGCGGAGCGCCTCCTCGCCGAGCTCGACATCGCGGTCCTGAAGGGCAACGCCGGAGAGATCGGCGTCCTTGCGAGAACCGGCGGGGAGGTCCGCGGCGTGGACTCGGCCGGGTGCGAGGGCGACCCGGCGGCGGTTGCGGCCGCCTGTGCAAGGCGCTTCGGCACCCTCGTCGTGATGACGGGCCCCGTCGACTACATCTCGGACGGCGAGCGCACGCTTGCCGCCGCAAACGGCCACCCGATGATGGACCGCCTCTCGGGAACCGGGTGCATGACCGCCTCGGTCGTGGGCGCCTTTGCGGCCGCAGGGGACGATCTCCTCACCGCCTGCGCCGCCGCCTGCGCCGCCTTCGGCCGGGCCGGGGAACGGGCGGCCGAGGTCGCCCGCGGGCCCTACTCCTTTAGGACCGCCCTCTTCGACGAGATGGCAACCCTCACCGAAGACGACCTCGCCCGCCACGCCGACGTGAGGGATGCGGATGCCCGCTGACGGGACCGCCATTCCGGCCCTCTACGTCGTCACCGACCCCGCCCTGGGGAAAGGCCGCTCCCATGCCGAGCAGGCGGCCGCCGCCGTTGCGGGCGGTGCGGGCATCATCCAGCTCCGCGACAAGCACCTCGAAGGGGACGCCCTCCTCGCCGAGGCCCTCGCGGTGAGAGAGGCGCTTGCCGGCACGGACACCATATTTGTCGTGAACGACTCCCTCGATGCCGCCCTCGCCGCGGGCGCCCACGGCGTCCACCTCGGGCAGGACGACGGCTCCGTTCCCGCCGCACGGGCGGCAGCGAAGGCCGCCGGACGAGCGGACTTTCTCATCGGCGTCTCGGTCGGCTCGGTCGTGGAGGCCTGCCGGGCGGTCGACGAGGGGGCGGACTACGTGGCCCTCGGTCCCGTCTTTCCCACCGGCTCGAAGGCGGACGCCGGTCCCGCCCGCGGGCTTGCCCTCCTTTCGGCAATACGGGGGGCTGTCCCCGTCCCGCTCGTCGCCATCGGCGGCATCACCACCGCAAATGTCGCCTCGGTCATCCGGGCGGGCGCCGACTCGGCGGCGGTGATCTCCGCGGTCATTGCAGCAGAGGATGTCACGGTCGCCGCCCGTGAGATGGCATCGGAGATCGAGGGGGCACGGGCGCTCCGCTGAGCGGGGTCCCGGCATACCTTAATTGTTGATGAGCGAGATGTTGTTCGGGTGGGGTGGAAGTCCGTGGTGAAGGGAGTGCGTATGGTAGTCGTGATTCTGGCACTCGTACTCATGGCTCTCGCCTGCGGCTGCACCGACGGCGGGACGGGCCCGGAGGTGACCGCCACCTTCGACGAGAAATACCGGGCCAACGAGAAGACCGTCGTTTCCGTGGAGAATCCCACCGGGTCGGTCACGATTACCCGCGGGGATGTGCGGGACGTCGTCCTCCATGTCGTCAAGAGGAGCCGGGCAGGCGCGGAGGAGCTGGAGAAGGTGGAGATCTCCGCGACCAAAGGCGACCTCCTGAAGATCCGGGCGAAATGGACCTCCGTCCTCCCGCCACGGGTCACGGTCGACATGGCGATCACCGTGCCCCCGTATGTCACCGTCGATGCCGTGACGGTGTCAAACGGCGATGTCCGGATCGAAGAGACCAAAGGGGACGTCTCCGTCTCCTGCTTCAACGGCGATGTGTTCATTCGGGATGTCGACGGCTCCGTGGTGGCGGCGGTCGAGAACGGTGACCTCGAGGTACGGGAGACGACGGGCATAGGCGACCTCTCGGTAAAGAACGGCGCAATCGAGGCGGAGGTCCGGGATATCGACAGGGATGTCGTCATTGAAGGGGAGGGCGGCGACATCGTCCTCGCGATGGGCCCCTCCCTCGACGCCATCCTCTCCGTCGCCACCAAAAACGGCGTCGTCTCGGTCGAGGGGCTCGACCTTGAGGTGGGGCCGACGGGGACGGACGCCACAGGCGTCCTCGGGGCGGGCATCTACAGGCTCACCGTCGAGTGCACGAACGGCGACGTGAACCTCACCGCCCTCTGATCTTTTTTTTTGCGTCCGTGACACCCCGGTTTTCGGGGTGCAAATGCATATGCGATCGTCTGCCAGAGACGTCTGTTAAGAATGATCACCGTCCACTGCGCCGACTGCGGGGCGAAGCTCTTCCGGTACCAGAAGATCGGCAAGGGCCGCCTCCTCCACTGCTGGAAGACCCGTATCTCGAGCGACCATACCGTCCGGAGAGAGGAGGAGGGCGGCACGGGCAGAGTGATGGGTGTCTGTTGCCCCGGCTGCGGCCGGCACGTCGGCGTCGTGGAAGCACAGTGGATCAATATGCACGGCGGGACGTTCACCGTGAAGGGGTCGGCGCTGAAGAAGTGACCCTGCGGTGCGGGCAGAAAGGGGCCCTCAGGGAACCCCGTACTGCGTCGTCCGCTGCACGAGCGGCCGCCCGATATCGGATGCGATTCTTTCCATCTCGGCCGGGTCGAGGTAGTCGGTGTCCGTCGCCCCCGCCCCCTTGGAGATCGACTCCTCGAACATCGTCCCGCCGAGATCGTTTGCGCCCGCGAGGAGGGCGAGCTGGGCGAACTTGACGCCGTGCTTCACCCATGATACCTGGATGTTGTCGATGGTGTGGAGGTACAGGCGGGAGACGGCGTACATGAGGAGGTCCTCCCGTCCGGTCGCCCCCGCCCGTGCAACGCCCTGCCGGTAGAGGGGGGTGTTGGAGTGGACAAACGAGAGCGGCACGAACTCAGTGAAGCCCCCCGTCTCCTCCTGGATGTCCCGTATAATCTTCAGGTGGGCGACGATGTCCGCGGGCGTCTCCACGTGGCCGTACATGATGGTCGCCGTCGTCGGAATGCCGAGGCGGTGCGCCTCCTTGATGATCCGTATCCACGTCGCGGTATCGATCTTGCCGGGGCAGATCACCCGTCGCA is a window from the Methanovulcanius yangii genome containing:
- the thiM gene encoding hydroxyethylthiazole kinase; the encoded protein is MDTPTIDPATIAPYLTAVRTARPLVHHITNAVTINDCANITLCAGAAPVMAAAPEEAAEMAGIASVLVLNIGTLTTGQIASMLIAGKAANARGIPVILDPVGAGATAMRTEAAERLLAELDIAVLKGNAGEIGVLARTGGEVRGVDSAGCEGDPAAVAAACARRFGTLVVMTGPVDYISDGERTLAAANGHPMMDRLSGTGCMTASVVGAFAAAGDDLLTACAAACAAFGRAGERAAEVARGPYSFRTALFDEMATLTEDDLARHADVRDADAR
- the thiE gene encoding thiamine phosphate synthase, whose translation is MPADGTAIPALYVVTDPALGKGRSHAEQAAAAVAGGAGIIQLRDKHLEGDALLAEALAVREALAGTDTIFVVNDSLDAALAAGAHGVHLGQDDGSVPAARAAAKAAGRADFLIGVSVGSVVEACRAVDEGADYVALGPVFPTGSKADAGPARGLALLSAIRGAVPVPLVAIGGITTANVASVIRAGADSAAVISAVIAAEDVTVAAREMASEIEGARALR
- a CDS encoding DUF4097 family beta strand repeat-containing protein; the protein is MVVVILALVLMALACGCTDGGTGPEVTATFDEKYRANEKTVVSVENPTGSVTITRGDVRDVVLHVVKRSRAGAEELEKVEISATKGDLLKIRAKWTSVLPPRVTVDMAITVPPYVTVDAVTVSNGDVRIEETKGDVSVSCFNGDVFIRDVDGSVVAAVENGDLEVRETTGIGDLSVKNGAIEAEVRDIDRDVVIEGEGGDIVLAMGPSLDAILSVATKNGVVSVEGLDLEVGPTGTDATGVLGAGIYRLTVECTNGDVNLTAL